From Channa argus isolate prfri chromosome 21, Channa argus male v1.0, whole genome shotgun sequence, one genomic window encodes:
- the LOC137106511 gene encoding mucin-2-like → MSSQRWLAVCFSLVSVLGTGESVTTTETQKYTCRTFGSGVVQPFNGSIFYVRSNCPFTFTRFTHNRVECDITTKRGDSGLLIQVEIIINKIRTVLENGSILVEKKSVSLPYDHTYQHIFQYGIYTKLRSSLLPLSVTWHNVPGGMDTLWVELEQELSTDMTGLCGKYNVSGDKQQLMAASVLTEDTCQTRDPIFAMNQTCRQFFSYTLDCLQARTPLYIQLCEENIYSYERSKYIGCAFFKEVAQQCGNHSYAWNAWRTLTKCPPPTCPGDLVYVEQAPAFVPSCSNPNPRFTNQDLTSSCVCPKGLVLNDAADGFRCVNVSHCPCVFAGRTYLTGEVRGTKCQSCVCNGGKWFCSENSCPGRCLIEGQFVTTFDGKQYVIPGKCSYVVSQGLNWTIIVQFSEREVSPKLIVLQLFQETYTFSYNSVKVGEEEITELHQSHNALVFWQSSMYVLVQTSFGMKIQIQMSPEIQLYITPPRNHTGTILGLCGNNNNDTTDDFTTSSGIIENSPQPFALSWSVNTCAVNIPTTCNNRENELFADEMCSVLNNPSGVFARCHDHIPTDQYHTACIQRTCNCGSNLQQCLCVALGSYAKACTNLGIVVGDWRKAINCTVTCQKNQEFSYNVRACNHTCHFLSGPDPRCGLDDAPVEGCGCPEGTHLNQGNICTPKAECACHHYGGTTPPGAAVIDGRHCLCENGELHCSKDCGCRNGKVCVHCSEYRVNTARKTCDSLSKPVGDSSTCESGCHCPHNQYEDHTGRCVSLDNCTCVYSGKVFSAGQKVKTNCKTCVCGQGQWQCKDEPCPGKCQVYGNGHYQTFDSKWYRFDGHCQYTLVEDYCRKTNGSFSVRVETVPCCEEALTCSRTIVLDLEDKVTLTLSDMRVTKRFQNGWTPQESSLYTIHTVGLYIIVSVPSRGVTLIWDKHTRITIELHPNWRNRVCGLCGNFDSSEMNDLQISGSTVVSSPVAFGNSWKAVTPPCSDVTTEIFPCERNSYCSAWAQRRCMIITGDAFKDCHFKVDPKPYYYACVQESCSCQFEGKFLGFCTAVAAYAEACSELDVCVKWRTPDLCPVYCDYYNEHSQSSWHYEACGDLLTCQKDNYFTHKLEGCYPRCPKDAPYYDENTRKCTKLSRCTCYFNDTIIQPGTMVTTQSNMCPCVNGTIKCPPSPITTTESVTSPTTTTTVSSTAKTTTTALVRIKTTFTGTTPTATITTVSSATETWSTQPSITPKPTVTSVTPPDLYRPTTVTTSLPTTSSAITVNTTSTSTASPPTETTVLSAATNTNTPLTFETTSTIPSTTPTTTTTSTTASVTEETPETGPPSTVSTAKFVTEETTTPTTPVTNVPSTNETWTTLFSTSPTPITTTTSATTVTSVTPTELYTEVTSSSPTTTTTTTSTTASVTEETTETGPPSTVVTDKSVTEETTTAATSVTPTELYTEVTSSSPTTTTTTTTSSKASVTEETPETGPPSTVSTAKSVTEETTTPTTPVTNVPSTNETWTTLFSTSPTPITTTTADTTVTSVTPTELYTEVTSSSPTTTTTTTTTSTTASVTEETTETGAPSTVVTDKSVTEETTTPTTPVTNVPSTNETWTTLFSTSPTPITTTTAATTVTSVTPTELYTEVTSSSPTTTTTTTSTTASVTEETTETGAPSTVVTDKSVTEDTTTAATSVTPTELYTEVTSSSPTTTTTTTTSSKASVTEETPETGPPSTVVTDKSVTEETTTPTTPVTNVPSTNETWTTLFSTSPTPITTTTAATTVTSVTPTELYTEVTSSSPTTTTTTTSTTASVTEETTETGAPSTVVTDKSVTKETTTTTPASKLSVSTQTKAITITTETVTGETTETGSPTSKTAVASTETSTEYFTSPTTTQPTTTSSQSTFAIESTTHEIVTGPLLPTDTTPQVCSECTDIKMRKTWACGETWTEDCFNKTCSNGMMVLTPVACPEPTVPICPRGQVTKVSDGCCETWKCDCRCELYGDPHYISFEGVTFDFLDDCTYILVEEQSPRHHLTIAVDNYYCVPGLQGSCAKGIILKYQSNIATLSINPELFVVLATLNNVTIQPPYQEHGFRFETTGYVVSIYLPEVRSYVSLSPSYTLVVNLAMENFANNTQGQCGVCGGGSCIRRSGQIEEDSCCDKTAYDWVYSDPLKHTCDFAPRNVSCHPETPPAPTSTPTISTTTACPMRPLCELLYHPMFSDCRSTVNLELKKKNCEFDSCTDAGSACSSLEQAAEECKNAGICIDWRSHTNGSCDVPCPKGLVYKQCQNKLDDFCYGGARYPGGSLENNSTGCFCPRGQYRAGNHSNTCVNECSFCKGPFGEPRLPGEVWQSNCKLCTCNNQTRTEECFERTPEPAPLCGPNAVLVNTSCCGDQTCVEKTCSYNDNTYKVGERWKDPAHPCMSFSCSPDSIQTETKVCPRENCPEDDRIWDDEHCCFTCNRSCAPKVSSFNVTIDNCTTVVEMPVCQGHCVSKSWLVLGGDLQVEQISRCCHEQSSVRKLVTVHCSDRSTRLYGYKHITSCDCRNCNILP, encoded by the exons ATGAGTTCACAGCGATGGCTGGCTGTCTGCTTCTCACTGGTCTCAG TTTTAGGTACAGGTGAATCAGTCACTACAACAGAAACTCAGAAAT ACACTTGCAGGACATTTGGCAGTGGGGTTGTCCAGCCTTTCAATGGTTCCATTTTTTACGTGAGATCCAACTGCCCTTTTACCTTCACGCGTTTCACCCACAATCGCGTTGAATGTGACATCACCACAAAGAGAGGTGACAGTGGGCTGTTGATCCAAGTGGAGATCATCATCAATAAGATAAGGACAGTGCTGGAGAATGGAAGCATCCTGGTGGAGAAGAAAAG TGTTTCCCTTCCATACGACCACACCTACCAGCATATCTTTCAGTATGGCATCTACACTAAACTCAGGAGCTCACTGCTCCCCCTGTCTGTCACCTGGCACAATGTACCTGGAGGAATGGACACTTTGTGG GTGGAGCTGGAGCAGGAGCTGAGCACTGACATGACTGGACTGTGTGGAAAATACAATGTTTCAG GTGACAAGCAGCAGTTGATGGCAGCCAGCGTCCTTACTGAGGACACTTGTCAAACCCGAGATCCCATCTTTGCCATGAATCAA ACTTGCAGACAGTTTTTTTCCTACACGTTGGACTGTCTTCAAGCCAGGACACCTCTTTATATCCAACTCTGTGAAGAGAACATTTACAGCTATGAAAGGAGTAAATACATCGGCTGCGCTTTCTTCAAAGAAGTTGCTCAGCAGTGTGGCAATCACAGCTACGCCTGGAACGCATGGAGAACTTTAACCAAATGCC CTCCACCGACTTGTCCTGGAGACCTGGTTTATGTGGAACAGGCTCCTGCCTTTGTTCCCAGCTGCTCCAACCCAAACCCCAGGTTCACCAACCAGGATCTGACCAGCTCCTGTGTCTGCCCAAAGG GTTTGGTGCTTAATGATGCTGCAGATGGCTTCcgctgtgtgaatgtgtcccACTGCCCCTGTGTGTTCGCTGGCAGGACTTACTTAACTGGAGAAGTGCGCGGTACCAAGTGTCAGTCATG TGTGTGTAATGGTGGAAAGTGGTTTTGCTCTGAAAACTCCTGCCCAGGCCGATGTCTTATTGAAGGACAGTTTGTGACAACATTTGATGGAAAACAATATGTCATCCCTGGTAAATGCTCTTATGTGGTGTCACAG GGTCTCAACTGGACAATAATTGTTCAGTTTTCTGAAAGGGAGGTGTCTCCGAAATTGATTGTTCTCCAGCTTTTTCAg GAAACATACACATTCTCATACAACAGCGTAAAagtgggagaggaggagatCACTGAACTGCATCAGTCCc ATAATGCCCTGGTTTTCTGGCAGTCCTCTATGTACGTCCTAGTCCAGACATCTTTTGGTATGAAGATTCAAATCCAGATGTCTCCTGAAATTCAGCTCTATATCACTCCACCCAGAAACCACACGGGCACGATCTTAG GTCTTTGTggtaacaacaacaacgacaCCACCGATGATTTCACCACCAGCAGCGGCATCATTGAAAACTCACCTCAACCTTTTGCTCTGTCCTGGAGTGTGAACACTTGTGCAGTGAACATTCCAACCACCTgcaacaacagagaaaatg AACTATTTGCTGATGAAATGTGTTCTGTCTTGAACAACCCAAGTGGGGTCTTTGCCAGGTGCCATGATCATATTCCAACTGACCAATACCACACA GCGTGCATCCAAAGAACGTGTAACTGTGGCAGCAATCTGCAGCAGTGCTTGTGTGTCGCTCTGGGCAGCTATGCCAAAGCCTGCACCAATCTGGGTATTGTAGTCGGTGACTGGAGGAAAGCTATCAACTGCA CTGTGACATGTCAAAAGAACCAAGAATTCTCCTACAATGTGCGTGCCTGCAACCATACGTGTCATTTCCTGTCTGGTCCTGACCCTCGCTGTGGGTTGGACGATGCTCCCGTGGAGGGCTGTGGCTGTCCCGAGGGAACCCACCTGAACCAGGGAAACATATGCACTCCAAAGGCAGAGTGTGCATGTCACCACTATGGTGGCACAACACCACCGGGTGCCGCAGTTATCGATGGGCGGCACTG CCTCTGTGAGAATGGAGAACTGCACTGTTCCAAGGACTGTG GGTGCAGAAATGGGAAGGTTTGTGTTCACTGCTCAGAGTACCGAGTGAACACAGCTCGCAAAACCTGTGACAGTCTCAGCAAACCCGTG GGTGACAGTAGCACCTGTGAGAGTGGCTGCCACTGCCCACACAACCAGTATGAGGATCACACGGGACGCTGTGTTTCGCTTGACAACTGTACCTGCGTGTACAGTGGCAAAGTATTCAGCGCtggacagaaagtcaaaaccaACTGTAAAACATG TGTCTGTGGTCAGGGTCAGTGGCAGTGCAAAGACGAGCCATGTCCTGGGAAGTGTCAAGTGTATGGAAATGGACATTACCAGACCTTTGATTCTAAATGGTACCGCTTTGATGGGCACTGTCAGTACACGCTAGTAGAG GACTACTGTCGAAAAACAAACGGCTCTTTTTCAGTCCGGGTGGAGACCGTACCCTGCTGTGAGGAGGCCCTTACCTGCTCACGCACCATCGTCCTGGACCTGGAG GATAAAGTTACACTGACGCTAAGTGACATGAGGGTGACCAAACGCTTTCAAAATGGCTGGACACCTCAGGAAAGTTCACTTTACACAATACACACCGTTGGTCTGTACATCATAGTCTCCGTGCCAAGCAGGGGGGTAACTCTCATCTGGGACAAACACACCCGGATCACCATAGAGCTGCATCCAAACTGGAGG AACCGAGTGTGTGGACTCTGTGGCAATTTTGACTCCAGTGAGATGAATGACCTACAGATAAGTGGCTCAACAG TGGTGTCCAGTCCTGTGGCTTTTGGAAACAGCTGGAAGGCCGTCACTCCTCCTTGCTCTGACGTGACCACAGAGATATTTCCATGTGAGCGCAACTCGTACTGTTCAGCCTGGGCTCAGCGGCGCTGTATGATCATTACAGGAGACGCCTTTAAAGACTGTCACTTTAAA GTGGATCCAAAGCCCTACTACTACGCCTGTGTGCAGGAGTCTTGCTCCTGTCAGTTTGAAGGGAAGTTTCTGGGCTTCTGCACCGCTGTGGCAGCCTACGCAGAGGCCTGCAGTGAGCTGGACGTGTGTGTCAAATGGAGGACACCGGATCTCTGTC ctGTCTACTGTGACTACTACAATGAGCATAGCCAGTCTTCCTGGCACTATGAAGCCTGTGGTGATCTGCTAACATGCCAGAAAGACAACTACTTCACTCACAAGCTGGAAG GCTGCTACCCCAGATGTCCAAAAGATGCACCGTACTATGATGAAAATACTCGTAAATGCACAAAATTGAGTAGGTGCACGTGTTATTTCAATGACACTATCATTCAGCCTGGGACAATGGTGACAACACAGTCTAATATGTG CCCCTGTGTAAATGGAACGATTAAATGTC CACCTTCACCAATAACTACCACTGAATCAGTGACTtcaccaaccaccacaacaacTGTGTCTTCCACTGcaaaaacaactacaacagcCTTAGTTAGGATTAAAACAACTTTCACAGGCACTACACCCACTGCGACCATTACCACGGTGTCATCTGCTACAGAAACGTGGTCAACACAGCCTTCCATCACTCCAAAACCCACTGTAACCTCAGTAACTCCACCAGATCTGTATCGTCCTACAACAGTCACTACCAGTTTGCCCACGACATCATCTGCAATTACAGTAAATACCACCTCTACATCAACTGCTTCCCCTCCCACTGAAACAACTGTGCTTTCTGCTGCAACTAATACAAACACCCCACTTACATTTGAAACAACGTCAACGATACCTTCCACCACCCCAACAACCACAACTACGTCCACTACAGCATCTGTCACAGAAGAGACACCTGAAACAGGGCCACCTTCAACTGTATCTACAGCTAAATTTGTCACAGAAGAGACAACTACACCAACGACACCCGTTACCAATGTGCCATCTACCAATGAAACATGGACAACGTTGTTTTCCACCAGCCCAACACCGATAACTACAACTACCTCAGCTACCACAGTAACCTCAGTAACCCCAACAGAACTGTATACAGAAGTCACTTCCAGCTCACCcaccacaacaactacaactacgTCCACTACAGCATCTGTCACAGAAGAGACCACTGAAACAGGGCCACCTTCAACTGTAGTTACAGATAAATCTGTCACGGAAGAGACAACAACCGCAGCTACCTCAGTAACCCCAACAGAACTGTATACAGAAGTCACTTCCAGCTcacccaccaccacaacaactacaactacgTCAAGTAAAGCATCTGTCACAGAAGAGACACCTGAAACAGGGCCACCTTCAACTGTATCTACAGCTAAATCTGTCACAGAAGAGACAACTACACCAACGACACCCGTTACCAATGTGCCATCTACCAATGAAACATGGACAACGTTGTTTTCCACCAGCCCAACACCGATAACTACAACTACTGCAGATACCACAGTAACCTCAGTAACTCCAACAGAACTGTATACAGAAGTCACTTCCAGCTCACCcaccacaacaactacaactacaactacatCCACTACAGCATCTGTCACAGAAGAGACCACTGAAACAGGGGCACCTTCAACTGTAGTTACAGATAAATCTGTCACGGAAGAGACAACTACACCAACGACACCCGTTACCAATGTGCCATCTACCAATGAAACATGGACAACGTTGTTTTCCACCAGCCCAACACCGATAACTACAACTACTGCAGCTACCACAGTAACCTCAGTAACCCCAACAGAACTGTATACAGAAGTCACTTCCAGCTCACCcaccacaacaactacaactacgTCCACTACAGCATCCGTCACAGAAGAGACCACTGAAACAGGGGCACCTTCAACTGTAGTTACAGATAAATCTGTCACGGAAGACACAACAACCGCAGCTACCTCAGTAACCCCAACAGAACTGTATACAGAAGTCACTTCCAGCTcacccaccaccacaacaactacaactacgTCAAGTAAAGCATCTGTCACAGAAGAGACACCTGAAACAGGGCCACCTTCAACTGTAGTTACAGATAAATCTGTCACGGAAGAGACAACTACACCAACGACACCCGTTACCAATGTGCCATCTACCAATGAAACATGGACAACGTTGTTTTCCACCAGCCCAACACCGATAACTACAACTACTGCAGCTACCACAGTAACCTCAGTAACCCCAACAGAACTGTATACAGAAGTCACTTCCAGCTCACCcaccacaacaactacaactacgTCCACTACAGCATCCGTCACAGAAGAGACCACTGAAACAGGGGCACCTTCAACTGTAGTTACAGATAAATCGGTCACGAAAGAGACAACTACAACTACACCTGCATCAAAACTTTCTGTCTCAACACAAACTAAAGCAATAACAATTACCACTGAAACTGTCACAGGAGAGACCACTGAAACAGGGTCACCTACATCTAAAACTGCGGTGGCTTCCACAGAAACATCCACTGAATATTTTACCTCTCCTACAACCACTCAACCAACAACCACCTCCTCACAATCTACATTTGCAATAGAGTCAACAACGCATGAAATTGTGACAGGACCACTATTACCAACAGATACCACACCCCAGG TTTGCAGTGAATGCACAGATATTAAGATGAGAAAGACCTGGGCTTGTGGTGAGACGTGGACAGAGGACTGCTTCAATAAAACATGCTCAAATGGAATGATGGTGTTGACTCCTGTGGCTTGTCCAGAGCCCACAGTTCCCATCTGccccagaggtcaggtcacaaaAGTCTCAGATGGATGCTGTGAAACATGGAAATGTGACT GTCGCTGTGAGCTATACGGAGACCCCCATTACATCTCTTTTGAAGGTGTAACCTTTGATTTCCTGGACGATTGCACCTACATCCTGGTTGAGGAGCAGTCACCACGTCACCATCTGACCATTGCTGTGGACAATTACTACTGTGTGCCAGGGCTTCAGGGCTCCTGTGCTAAAGGCATCATTCTGAAATATCAAAGCAATATAGCTACGCTCAGTATCAACCCAGAATTGTTTGTGGTTCTG gCCACTCTGAATAATGTGACCATCCAGCCACCATATCAGGAACATGGATTTAGATTTGAAACCACGGGGTATGTGGTGTCCATCTATCTGCCAGAGGTCCGCTCTTATGTCTCCCTCAGTCCGTCTTATACTCTTGTGGTCAATCTGGCTATGGAGAACTTTGCCAACAACACCCAGGGACAATGTG GTGTATGTGGTGGTGGATCATGTATCCGTAGAAGTGGGCAGATTGAGGAAGACAGCTGTTGCGATAAGACGGCCTACGACTGGGTGTACAGTGACCCTCTGAAACATACCTGTGATTTTGCACCAAGGAATGTAAGCTGTCATCCTGAAACACCTCCAGCACCAACTAGCACTCCCACCATCAGTACCACCACCGCCTGCCCCATGAGACCACTGTGTGAACTCCTGTATCACCC AATGTTTTCAGATTGCAGGAGCACGGTAAACCTGGAGCTTAAAAAGAAGAACTGTGAGTTTGATTCCTGTACAGACGCTGGAAGTGCTTGCTCTTCTCTAGAACAAGCTGCTGAGGAATGCAAAAATGCTGGTATTTGCATCGACTGGAGGAGTCATACTAATGGAAGCTGTG ATGTGCCATGTCCAAAAGGACTGGTTTACAAACAATGTCAAAACAAGCTGGATGACTTCTGCTACGGAGG AGCGCGTTACCCAGGAGGTTCTCTTGAAAACAACAGTACAGGATGTTTTTGTCCCAGAGGCCAGTACAGGGCAGGAAATCACTCTAACACCTGTGTAAATGAGTGCTCAT TTTGCAAAGGGCCATTTGGAGAGCCCAGACTG CCTGGTGAGGTGTGGCAGTCCAACTGTAAACTGTGTACGTGCAACAACCAGACTCGGACAGAGGAGTGTTTTGAAAGAACTCCAGAGCCAGCTCCGCTCTGTGGCCCCAACGCTGTTTTGGTGAACACTTCTTGCTGTGGGGATCAGACTTGTG TTGAGAAGACCTGCAGTTATAATGACAACACATACAAG gtgggAGAAAGATGGAAAGATCCTGCTCATCCCTGCATGTCATTCAGCTGCAGCCCAGACAGTATTCAAACTGAGACTAAAGTCTGTCCCAGAGAAAATTGTCCTGAG GACGACAGGATTTGGGATGACGAGCACTGCTGCTTTACAT GCAACCGCAGCTGTGCTCCGAAGGTTTCCAGCTTCAACGTCACCATAGACAACTGTACCACTGTAGTAGAGATGCCTGTGTGTCAGGGCCACTGTGTGTCTAAGTCCTG GTTGGTGTTAGGAGGTGACCTACAGGTGGAGCAGATCAGCAGATGCTGTCATGAGCAGAGCTCAGTGAGGAAATTAGTGACAGTGCACTGCTCTGACCGCTCCACCAGACTCTACGGCTACAAACATATAACCAGCTGTGATTGCAGAAATTGTAATATACTGCCCTGA